In Streptomyces sp. Li-HN-5-11, the sequence CGTCGACACCCCGCACGGCCCCTTCGAGGCCGACGAGCATCCGCGCCGGGACACCAGCGCGGAGAAACTCGCCGCCCTCAAGCCGCTGCACCCCGAGATCGAGGGCTTCTCGATCACCGCCGGCAACGCCTGCGGCGCGAACGACGCGGCCGCTGCCGTGGCGGTCGCGGACGAGCGCCTCGGGCTGCCCGCCCTGGCCACCGTGCGGTCCTGGGCATCGGTCGCCCTGGACCCGGCCGAGACCGGCCTGACGCCCGTGCAGGCCATCCCCAAGGCGCTGCGGCGAGCGGGTCTGGCCGTGTCCGACGTCGACCTCTTCGAGATCAACGAGGCCTTCGCGTCGGTGCCCCTCGCCGCCGTCCGCCGCCTCGGCCTCGACCCGGACACGGTCAACGTCAACGGCAGCGGCTGCTCCCTCGGCCACCCGGTCGCGGCGACCGGCGCGCGCATGGTCGTCACGCTCGTCCACGAACTGCGCCGCAGGGGCGGGGGAGTGGGCGTCGCCGCCATGTGCGCGGGCGGCGGCATGGGCTCCGCGCTGGTCCTCGAGGTGCCCGCGCGCTGAACGAGGGTTCCCGGAGATGCCCGCGTCCTGCGTCAGGGGGCGCGGGCACCTGCGTCAAAGCGCCTTCTCAGGTGAACCGCAGCAACGCCTCCTGCGCGTACGACGCGAGCAACTCGCCCTCCCGGGTGAGCACGTCCCCGCGTCCGAAGCACCGCCCGTGCGCGGCGAGCGGGCTGTGCTGGCGCAGGAGCAGCCAGTCCCCGGTGCCGAAGGGCCGGTGGAACCAGACGGTGTGCGTGGTCACTGCCGAAGCGAAAGCCCGCCCCGAGTCCGTCTGTGTCAGCCCTGCCACGGGCCGCAGCGCGGTACCGATCGGCGTGAGGTCGGTGGCGTACGACAGGAGGGCGGGCGCGAGGCCCCGGTGCGCCTCGGGGACGCGGGTCCACAGCTCATGGACGGGAGGTTCGGACTTCTCGGTGTCCAGGTCGGTGGCGGCCCGTGACTCCCAGGGCAGCAGGGAGAGTTGGGTCCCACGCTCCGGACCCGGCAGGGCCCCGGGCGGATCGACCGTCTGACGATCGGGTCCCTCCTCCCACACGTGCAGGCTCGCGTTCGCCACCGCGACGACGCCCTGCTGCTGCCGCCCCACGAGCCGTACGGTCGCGAACGTGCGGCCCTGGTGCGGGACGTCGGCCTCGTAGCGCACCGGTTCCCCGGTCCTGCCTTCGCGCAGGAACTGGGTGTGCAGGGACTTGAGTTCCTTGCCGGGGACGACCAGGGACGCTGCGCGCGCGAACTGGGCCAGCAACTGCCCGCCGAACAGCCGGCGGTACTCCAGCCGCTGCGAGCGGCCCTCGTACGTCCCTGCGCCCAGCGGCGTGAGGTCGAGGCAGCCGAGGAGATCGTTCCAGGGATCGGTGGTCACGCGGCTCTCCCTCACAGTTCGACCAGGCGTGGAGCCCGTCCTTCGCGCAGCAGCAACGCTCCTGCCTCGCGGGTGAGTTCGCGGGCCGAGCCGAGCAGCCCGTCGAGGACCAGGGCCCGTTTGACGTGCCGGTGCAGAGCGTGTTCGGCGGTGAAGCCGATACCGCCGAGGGCCTGCTGGCAGTGGCGGGCGGCGATGAGTGCGGCCCGCCCGGCGGCGGCCTTGGCGAGCAGCGCGGCGGTGTCGTCGTCCGAGGCGGCGGTGAGGGCCGCCTCGGCGCCCTCCAGGGCCACGTAGGTCTCGGCGAGCCGGTGGCGCAGGGCCTGGAAGGAGGCGAGCGGGCGCCCGAACTGGTGCCGGTCCAGGACGTGTTCGCGGGCCAGTGCCAGCATGGTCCGGCCGGTGCCGAGCAGCCACCAGCCGAGCGCGCGGCGTCCTTCGGCCAAGGGGACGGCGTCACCCGCCGTGACGCGCCGGAGCGGGAGTCCGGGGTCGAGCGGGCGGCCGTCGGAGCCCGCGTCCCGCGTCCACTCCACCCAGGTCCCGCCCGCGTACGGCAGCGGCAGCGTCCCGCCGGACGGGCGCTCCGCCTCGCGCAGGATCACGTCGTTGAGGACCGGCGCGTGCGCCCCCGTCTCTCCGAGCAGGCGAAACACCAGCGGGATCGCCGTTTGGGGCTCCTCGGCCAGCATCTCCGCCCAGCCGAGGCCGGCGAGTTCGGCGTCGAGTGCCTGCCCCGAGGCACCGGTCATCGTCTTGCGCAGGGTCTGCTCCAGCAGCGCGCGCTCGGCGGCGTCCACGGTCCGTCACTCCTTTCCGAGGTCCAGCAGGCGGCGGGCGACGATGTTGCGCTGGATCTCGGCGGTGCCGCCGTAGATGGTCGCCGCCCGCGAGTACAGGTACTCGGTGCGCCAGTCGCCCTGACCGGTCAGTTCGACGGCGCCGGGCAGCAGGTCCCGCGCGGTGTCGAAGAGCCGCTGCTCGGCCGTGGCCAGGAGGATCTTGTCCACCGACGTCTCGGCGCCCGGCCGCCGGCCCTCCGCCAGCGCCCGCTGGGTGGCGGCCGAGCGGCAGCGCACGGTGTGCAGACCGAGCCAGGCGGCGCCGAGCGCGTCCGCGTCCGGCTCGCAGCCGTCCGCCAGAAGACGGTCGAGGCGGCTGTGCAGGTGGGCGATCCGGTGCCAGAAGCACGTCGAGCGCTCGTACGGCAGCAGGTCCATGGCCAGCCGCCAGCCCTCGCCCGGTGCGCCGAGCAGGCGGTCGGCCGGGACGCGTACGGCGTCCAGGAAGACCTCGGCGAACTCGTCCACGCCGTGCATGGTGCGCAGCGGCCGTACGGTGATGCCGGGGGTGTCCATGTCGACGAAGAAGGCGCTGATGCCGGCGTGCCCGGGTCCGTCGGTGCGGGCCAGCAGGACGCAGCGGGCCGCGTACTGTGCGAGGCTGGTCCACACCTTCTGGCCGGACACCACCCAGGTCTCCCCGTCCCGCACCGCCCGCGTGGACAGCGACGCGAGGTCACTGCCCGAGCCGGGCTCCGAGAAGCCCTGGCACCACTGCTCCCGGCCGCCCAGCAGCCGGGGCACCATTTCGGCCGCCAGGGCGGGCGGCGCGTAGTCGATCAGGGTCGGCACCAGGACCTCGGCCATCGACCAGATGCCGGGCTCGGCCAAATCCCGCGAGGCCACCTCCTCGCCCAGCACCGCCCGCAGCACACTCGGCCCGCCGAGCCCCCCGACCTCACGCGGCCAGCCGTACCGCATCCAGCCCGCATCCCACAACGCACCGCGCACGCGGGCGAGTTGGGACACCTGGGCGTCGAGACCGCGATCGCTGCCGGGGCTCAGCTCGTGTGTGTCCAGCCAGGCCCGCAGTGCCCGTCTGAAGTCGTCGACCTTCATGAACGCGTGCGCTCGAAGGCGTGCGGGCGTCCCGAGTCGTGGTCGCCGCTGCGCCGGATGAAGGTCATGGCTCGGGTGCGCAGCCGCCAGCCCTCCGCCGTGCGCGTATAGGTGTCGTTGTAGTAGCCGATGCGCATCCGGTGTTCGGAGTGCTCGACGAAGCACAGCGGCTGCGTGCCCGTGGCGCTGTCGCCGGCCAGCTCGATCACGGGCGTGCCCACGAGGAACAGGCCCTTGGGGGCGGCGGCGATCAGTGCGGGGAACTCGTCGAGCGGATAGGTGTCGCCGAACGCGCTGTAGTTGCCGTCGGCGGTGAAGACGGTGAGCACCTCCTCCACGTCGCCGCGCGTCATGGCGACCGCGTAGCGGGCGAGGAGCTGCTCGATCTCCACCAGGTCGTCGGTCTCGCTCAAGACGCCTCCTGAGAATGAAATTCTCTCAATCGAGTACCACGCTTCCATGTCGTGTGTCCGCCCGTCAACGCCGCCGCTCCTCGTAGTCGCTACTGGTTGCCGGTCACCTCCGTGAAAGGAGCTCACACGGTACGAATGGTTGCTTCTCCAATAGAGAGAAGCTAGTTTCCAAACCATGGATCAATTCCTGGCCTTCACGGTGGTGGGCTTGAGCACCGCCGCCATCTACGCCGTGATCGGCAGCGGCCTGGTGCTCACCCACACGACGGCCGGTGTCTTCAACTTCGCCCACGGTGCGGCCGGGATGCTCGCGGCCTTCGCCTACTGGCAGCTCGCGTTCGGCTGGGGGTGGCCGGTACCGCTCTCCCTCGCCGTCGTCCTGCTCGTCCTCGCGCCGGCCTTCGGACTGTTCGTCGAGCGGGTGCTGATGCGCCCGGTTCAGGCGCTCGGCGAGGCGGAGCGCCTCGTGATGACGGTGGCCCTGCTCACCGGCTGCATCTCGCTCGCCCGCTGGGTCTGGGACCCCAACACGGCCCGCCCGCTCGCCCCGTTCTTCGCCGACCGGCCCGCGATCCGCCTCGGCCCGGCCGGCGTCACCTGGCACCAGGCCATCACCATGGCCGCCGCGCTCCTGATCGCGGCCGCACTGTGGTTCCTGCTCCACCGCACCCGGGCCGGCACGGAGATGCGCGCCTCGGTCGACGACCGCGCCCTGGCCGGGCTCACCGGCGCCGACCCGCTGCGCGCCGGCCGCCTCGCCTGGGTGCTGGGCATCCAGCTCGCCGCCGTCGGCGGCATCCTCATCGCGCCCGTCGTCGCGCTCGACGCGCAGCAGCTCTCCCTCCTCATCGTCAGCGCCTACACCGCCGCCGTCTTCGGACGGCTGCGCAGCCTGCCGCTCACCTTCCTCGGCGCGGTCGTCGTCGGCCTGCTGGAGGCCTACCTGGTCGGCTATCTGCCGCAGAACGACTACCTGCCCGGCCTGCGCCTGGCCGCACCCGCCCTGCTGCTCTTCCTCGCGCTGCTCGCCTTCCCGCAGCGCCGACTGCGCGGCCGCGACCGCAAACTGGTCCGCGTACCGCTGCCGGGCCGCCGGGGCAGCCTGGTGTTCGCAGGCAGCGTCCTGCTCCTTGCGCTGGTCCTCGTCACCGTGCTGACCGAGGAGTCGATCATCTCCTACGGCACGATCTTCTCCCTCGGCGTCATCGGCCTGTCCTACGTGCCGCTCGCCGGCTACGCGGGGCAGGTCTCCTTGTGTCAGCTGTCCATCGCCGGGATCGGCGCGGTGGTCTGGGGCCACCTCGGCGCGGACGGCCGGCTGTGGGCGCTGCCGGTCGCCGTTCTCGTGGCCGCGGGCGTCGGCGCGCTGATCGCGCTGCCCGCGCTGCGGCTGTCCGGCATCTACCTGGCGCTCGGCACCACCGCCTTCGCCGCGGTCCTGGACCGCTGGATCTTCACCCTGCCCGCCTTCGACGTGCTCGGCATGCACATCGCCCTGTTCGACCAGGGTTCCGTCACGGTCACCGGGCCCGACCTGTTCGGCCTGCGTCTGACGTCACCGGCCCAGCTGCTCCTCCTCGCCGCCGGCTGCCTCGCGCTCGTCTCGCTCGCGGTGGCCGCCCTGCGTCGCGGCCGGTTCGGGCGCCGGCTGATCGCCCTGAGGGACAGCGAGGCGGCCTACGCCACCCTCGGCGGGCGCCTGCTCGGCGCCAAGGTCGCGGTCTTCGCCCTGTCGGCCGGCATCGCGGGGCTCGGCGGCGCCCTCTACGGCATGCAGCTGCAGACCGTCACCGCCGACCAGTTCAACCTCGTCGCCGGGCTGCCCGTCTTCCTGATCGCCGTCATCGGAGGCCTCGGCGCCGTCGGCACGGGGCTGTTCACGGGCGTCGCCTTCGTCCTGCCGGCCCAACTGCTCGGCCATCTCGGTTCCTGGGCGCAGGACCTGTCCACGCTCCTCATCGCGCTCACCGGCATGAGCCTCGCGCGCAGCCCGGCCGGCATCGTGGCCCGGATGCGCGACGAATGGGCGCCGCTCGCCCGTCACCGGATGCTGTTCTCCGCACTGCTCGGTGTGCTCGCCGTGTGCTGGCTGCTCGCCGCGGTCGGCGCGGTGGACGGACGGCTGCTGGTCGCCGTGGCCGTCGCGGCAGCCGTGGCTCTCCGGGCCCGCGCCACCGCACGCCCACAGGCCTTGGACGACGTCCCGCTCGAGTGGTGGGGCCTGCGCCGCCCCTGGCGGCCCGAGGACAGGGAGGTGCTGAGCCGTGCCACTGCTGCAGGCTGAGGAGGTCAGCGTATCCTTCGGCGGGCGCCGCGCCCTCGACCGGGTGTCTCTGGCCGCCGAGGCCGGTCGCGTCACCGGGCTCATCGGCCCCAACGGGGCGGGCAAGAGCACCCTGTTCGACGTGGTCTCCGGGCTGCGCCGGCCACAGACCGGGCGGGTCCGGCTCGACGGCCGCGACATCACCCGGGAAGGCCCGGCCCGCCGCGCCCGCCGCGGCCTGTCGCGCACCTTCCAGCACCTGGAACTGTTCGGCCGCCTCACCGTCCGCGACAACCTCCTCGTCGCCGCCGAACTCGGCCCGGACCGGCGCAACGCGGCCCGCTCCGCGGACGAGGTGCTGGCGCGGCTCGGTCTGACGGCCATGGCCGATGACCCCGCCGACGCCCTGCCCACCGGCCTCGCCCGCCTCGTCGAGGTCGGCCGCGCCCTCGTCCTCGAACCCCGCGTCCTGCTCCTCGACGAACCCGCCGCCGGACAGGACCCCGAGGAGACCGAACGGTTCGCCGCCCTGCTGCGCTCCCTCGCCGAGGAGGGCACGGCGGTCCTCCTCGTGGAGCACGACATGAGTCTGGTGATGAGCGTCTGCGACGAGGTGTACGTCCTCGATCTCGGCAGCGTCGTCGCCTGCGGCCCGCCCGCGCAGGTCCGGCAGGACGAGACGGTGCTCGCGGCCTATCTGGGGGAGACATGAGCGACGGGCCCCTTCTGGAACTCCGTGGCATCCGCGCCGCGTACGACGGCATCAC encodes:
- a CDS encoding acyl-CoA dehydrogenase family protein codes for the protein MDAAERALLEQTLRKTMTGASGQALDAELAGLGWAEMLAEEPQTAIPLVFRLLGETGAHAPVLNDVILREAERPSGGTLPLPYAGGTWVEWTRDAGSDGRPLDPGLPLRRVTAGDAVPLAEGRRALGWWLLGTGRTMLALAREHVLDRHQFGRPLASFQALRHRLAETYVALEGAEAALTAASDDDTAALLAKAAAGRAALIAARHCQQALGGIGFTAEHALHRHVKRALVLDGLLGSARELTREAGALLLREGRAPRLVEL
- a CDS encoding ABC transporter permease, which produces MDQFLAFTVVGLSTAAIYAVIGSGLVLTHTTAGVFNFAHGAAGMLAAFAYWQLAFGWGWPVPLSLAVVLLVLAPAFGLFVERVLMRPVQALGEAERLVMTVALLTGCISLARWVWDPNTARPLAPFFADRPAIRLGPAGVTWHQAITMAAALLIAAALWFLLHRTRAGTEMRASVDDRALAGLTGADPLRAGRLAWVLGIQLAAVGGILIAPVVALDAQQLSLLIVSAYTAAVFGRLRSLPLTFLGAVVVGLLEAYLVGYLPQNDYLPGLRLAAPALLLFLALLAFPQRRLRGRDRKLVRVPLPGRRGSLVFAGSVLLLALVLVTVLTEESIISYGTIFSLGVIGLSYVPLAGYAGQVSLCQLSIAGIGAVVWGHLGADGRLWALPVAVLVAAGVGALIALPALRLSGIYLALGTTAFAAVLDRWIFTLPAFDVLGMHIALFDQGSVTVTGPDLFGLRLTSPAQLLLLAAGCLALVSLAVAALRRGRFGRRLIALRDSEAAYATLGGRLLGAKVAVFALSAGIAGLGGALYGMQLQTVTADQFNLVAGLPVFLIAVIGGLGAVGTGLFTGVAFVLPAQLLGHLGSWAQDLSTLLIALTGMSLARSPAGIVARMRDEWAPLARHRMLFSALLGVLAVCWLLAAVGAVDGRLLVAVAVAAAVALRARATARPQALDDVPLEWWGLRRPWRPEDREVLSRATAAG
- a CDS encoding ABC transporter ATP-binding protein, coding for MPLLQAEEVSVSFGGRRALDRVSLAAEAGRVTGLIGPNGAGKSTLFDVVSGLRRPQTGRVRLDGRDITREGPARRARRGLSRTFQHLELFGRLTVRDNLLVAAELGPDRRNAARSADEVLARLGLTAMADDPADALPTGLARLVEVGRALVLEPRVLLLDEPAAGQDPEETERFAALLRSLAEEGTAVLLVEHDMSLVMSVCDEVYVLDLGSVVACGPPAQVRQDETVLAAYLGET
- a CDS encoding acyl-CoA thioesterase domain-containing protein, which produces MTTDPWNDLLGCLDLTPLGAGTYEGRSQRLEYRRLFGGQLLAQFARAASLVVPGKELKSLHTQFLREGRTGEPVRYEADVPHQGRTFATVRLVGRQQQGVVAVANASLHVWEEGPDRQTVDPPGALPGPERGTQLSLLPWESRAATDLDTEKSEPPVHELWTRVPEAHRGLAPALLSYATDLTPIGTALRPVAGLTQTDSGRAFASAVTTHTVWFHRPFGTGDWLLLRQHSPLAAHGRCFGRGDVLTREGELLASYAQEALLRFT
- a CDS encoding nuclear transport factor 2 family protein, with the translated sequence MSETDDLVEIEQLLARYAVAMTRGDVEEVLTVFTADGNYSAFGDTYPLDEFPALIAAAPKGLFLVGTPVIELAGDSATGTQPLCFVEHSEHRMRIGYYNDTYTRTAEGWRLRTRAMTFIRRSGDHDSGRPHAFERTRS
- a CDS encoding acyl-CoA dehydrogenase family protein, which codes for MKVDDFRRALRAWLDTHELSPGSDRGLDAQVSQLARVRGALWDAGWMRYGWPREVGGLGGPSVLRAVLGEEVASRDLAEPGIWSMAEVLVPTLIDYAPPALAAEMVPRLLGGREQWCQGFSEPGSGSDLASLSTRAVRDGETWVVSGQKVWTSLAQYAARCVLLARTDGPGHAGISAFFVDMDTPGITVRPLRTMHGVDEFAEVFLDAVRVPADRLLGAPGEGWRLAMDLLPYERSTCFWHRIAHLHSRLDRLLADGCEPDADALGAAWLGLHTVRCRSAATQRALAEGRRPGAETSVDKILLATAEQRLFDTARDLLPGAVELTGQGDWRTEYLYSRAATIYGGTAEIQRNIVARRLLDLGKE